From Paraburkholderia sabiae, a single genomic window includes:
- a CDS encoding FAD-dependent oxidoreductase: protein MTTNTTMQKAARLSDLADNGMKRIEADGTPILLIRRGHTVHAYSADCPHAGAPLEQGALCDGRLICPWHKGTFDIATGALVEPPALLPLTRYPVRIEHDDVLVGSTPEPSETKPATAADQRTFAIVGAGAAGAAACAALREAGFAGRIALIDREPRTPYDRTVLSKFVPSGEMPVDDIPPLLPDDFFAKHGVDRIQAEVTTLDAKARRIDIGSAPSIRYDAALVATGGIPKRLTLQGSEADSVKPRIRLLRNRDDARRLVETAQQGEHALVLGASFVGLEVASALRERKLRVTVVSPGNVPFEKQFGPELGRLFMRLHEAHGVKVRMGRQARSVEPGDADGDGALRVTLDNGDTVSCDFIVAGIGVTPATDFLDGVTRNEDKSLNVDSSMRVKDGPDGLYAAGDIARFELQAPVSERVRIEHWRVAQQQARIAAHAMLGMPPKEPLVPFFWTYHFGKTFEYLGHAKHWDETRFTGTPDTFEFIALLGDKGKLVAAVGCNREKQTGMLVEALRKPLTLDDATKIAESA, encoded by the coding sequence ATGACCACCAACACGACAATGCAAAAAGCTGCCCGGCTCTCCGATCTCGCTGACAACGGCATGAAGCGCATCGAGGCGGACGGCACGCCGATCCTGCTGATCCGTCGCGGCCATACGGTGCATGCCTACAGCGCGGATTGTCCGCATGCGGGCGCGCCGCTCGAACAGGGCGCGCTCTGCGATGGGCGGCTGATCTGTCCGTGGCACAAGGGGACGTTCGACATCGCCACAGGCGCGCTCGTCGAGCCGCCCGCGCTGCTGCCGTTGACGCGTTATCCCGTGCGGATCGAACACGACGATGTGCTCGTCGGCAGCACGCCGGAGCCGTCGGAAACGAAACCGGCAACGGCTGCAGACCAGCGCACCTTCGCGATCGTCGGCGCAGGCGCGGCGGGTGCGGCCGCTTGCGCCGCGCTGCGCGAAGCGGGTTTCGCGGGCCGTATCGCGCTGATCGATCGCGAGCCGCGCACGCCGTACGACCGCACCGTGTTGAGTAAATTCGTGCCGTCCGGCGAGATGCCCGTCGACGACATTCCGCCCCTGCTGCCCGACGACTTTTTCGCGAAGCACGGCGTCGACCGGATCCAGGCCGAAGTCACGACGCTGGATGCGAAAGCGCGCCGCATCGATATCGGCAGCGCACCGTCGATCCGCTACGACGCCGCGCTGGTCGCGACGGGCGGCATTCCGAAGCGGCTAACGCTGCAAGGCAGCGAGGCGGACAGCGTCAAGCCGCGCATCCGTCTGCTGCGCAATCGTGACGACGCGCGCCGTCTCGTTGAAACCGCGCAGCAAGGCGAACACGCGCTCGTGCTCGGCGCGAGTTTCGTCGGACTGGAAGTGGCGTCGGCGCTGCGTGAGCGCAAGCTGCGTGTAACGGTCGTGTCGCCGGGCAATGTGCCGTTCGAAAAGCAGTTCGGTCCCGAACTCGGCAGACTGTTCATGCGGCTGCACGAGGCGCATGGCGTGAAGGTGCGTATGGGACGTCAAGCGCGTTCCGTCGAGCCTGGCGATGCCGATGGCGACGGCGCGCTGCGCGTGACACTCGACAACGGCGACACCGTGTCATGCGACTTCATCGTTGCGGGTATCGGCGTGACGCCTGCGACGGATTTTCTCGACGGCGTGACGCGCAACGAAGACAAGAGCCTCAACGTCGATTCGTCGATGCGCGTGAAGGATGGCCCGGATGGCCTCTACGCGGCGGGCGATATCGCGCGCTTCGAATTGCAGGCGCCCGTTAGCGAGCGCGTGCGGATCGAGCACTGGCGCGTCGCGCAGCAGCAAGCGCGCATCGCCGCGCACGCGATGCTCGGCATGCCGCCGAAGGAACCGCTGGTGCCGTTTTTCTGGACCTATCACTTCGGCAAGACGTTCGAATATCTCGGCCACGCGAAGCACTGGGACGAAACGCGCTTCACGGGCACGCCCGATACGTTCGAATTCATCGCGCTGCTGGGAGATAAAGGGAAGCTGGTCGCGGCTGTCGGATGCAATCGCGAGAAACAGACGGGGATGCTGGTGGAAGCGCTGCGCAAGCCGTTGACTCTCGACGACGCGACGAAGATCGCCGAGTCGGCTTAA